A single bacterium DNA region contains:
- a CDS encoding TetR/AcrR family transcriptional regulator — protein sequence MARLSTTARAVRTGERRSQILHAALEVFSRRGFHGATIREIALGARLAEGTIYLYFPSKLDVLRGVIGLIAEDGPPPRPDEFAPGDDESFVQAFVDARVKTLARHASFIRLVVHEADLHEDVRREFFRRLHEPFVERFRAYLERRIADGAFRPVNTEVTASICFRMVMSYIMTQHVLGLVGVKFDDEEYLGEMAALILGGLKLPPAVPSSAPGAIKRED from the coding sequence ATGGCTCGCCTGAGCACGACGGCCCGTGCGGTCCGGACGGGTGAGCGGCGCTCGCAAATCCTGCACGCGGCACTCGAGGTCTTCAGCCGCCGGGGCTTTCACGGGGCGACGATTCGGGAGATCGCGTTGGGCGCTCGTCTGGCCGAAGGGACGATCTATCTCTACTTTCCGAGCAAGCTTGACGTGCTGCGCGGCGTGATTGGGTTGATCGCGGAAGACGGGCCGCCGCCGCGGCCGGATGAGTTCGCGCCCGGCGACGACGAGAGCTTCGTTCAGGCCTTCGTCGACGCCCGCGTCAAAACGCTGGCCCGACACGCCTCGTTCATCCGCCTCGTGGTCCACGAGGCGGATCTGCACGAGGACGTCCGCCGAGAGTTCTTCCGGCGGCTGCACGAGCCGTTCGTTGAACGGTTCCGCGCCTATCTCGAACGGCGGATCGCGGACGGCGCGTTCCGTCCGGTGAATACGGAGGTTACCGCGTCGATCTGCTTCCGCATGGTGATGAGTTACATCATGACGCAGCACGTGCTCGGGCTCGTCGGCGTCAAGTTCGACGACGAGGAATACCTCGGCGAGATGGCGGCGCTTATTCTAGGCGGACTCAAGCTTCCGCCGGCCGTGCCGTCTTCCGCGCCCGGC